In Paraburkholderia terrae, a genomic segment contains:
- a CDS encoding fatty acid--CoA ligase has product MQDAGHDSTPTPYAYPLLIKQLLHTTFIQAPDQEIVYRGQLRMTYTTMRERIARLANGLHDLGVRHGTTVAVMDWDSHRYLESYFAVPMMGAVLQTVNVRLSQAEIAYTINHSGAEVLFVHTDFLPVVEAIKDQLETVRVFVWIDEPGSDACEHTIPFATEYEAMLAASATHYDFPDFDENTRATTFYTTGTTGLPKGVYFSHRQLVLHTITLMAALASPVAGQRFHRGDVYMPLTPMFHVHAWGMPYIATVLGVKQVYPGRYVPERLVQLVRDEGVTFSHCVSTILHMLLSCDEAKHVDLGKWKIVIGGGALPHGLARAALDRGIDVFVGYGMSETCPVLSLAQLPLHTEPLDLDEEVRLRCKTGFPVPLVDLRIVNEQMEDVPRDGKAYGEIVVRTPWLTQGYLNNPEASAQLWAGGYLHTQDIANIDTTGNVQITDRIKDVIKSGGEWISSLEIESLISLHPGVAEVAVIGIKDEKWGERPVALVVLRQDAQVSEDDVKQHVLGFSKTGQISKYAVPQIVRFVDALQKTSVGKTNKKWLREQFA; this is encoded by the coding sequence ATGCAGGACGCCGGGCACGATTCGACGCCAACACCCTACGCTTATCCGCTGCTGATCAAACAGTTGCTGCACACGACGTTCATTCAGGCGCCGGACCAGGAAATCGTCTACCGCGGCCAGTTGCGGATGACCTACACGACGATGCGCGAGCGCATCGCGCGGCTCGCGAACGGCCTGCACGATCTGGGCGTGCGCCACGGCACCACGGTTGCCGTGATGGACTGGGACAGCCATCGCTATCTGGAGTCGTACTTCGCGGTGCCGATGATGGGCGCCGTGCTGCAGACGGTAAATGTGCGGCTCTCGCAGGCGGAGATCGCGTACACGATCAACCATTCGGGCGCGGAAGTCCTGTTCGTACATACCGACTTCCTGCCTGTAGTGGAAGCGATCAAGGATCAGCTCGAAACGGTGCGCGTTTTTGTCTGGATCGACGAACCGGGCAGCGACGCGTGCGAACACACCATCCCGTTCGCGACGGAGTACGAGGCGATGCTCGCCGCGAGCGCGACGCACTACGACTTTCCCGACTTCGACGAGAACACCCGCGCCACCACGTTCTACACGACGGGCACGACGGGCTTGCCGAAGGGCGTGTACTTCTCGCATCGCCAGCTGGTGTTGCACACCATCACGCTGATGGCCGCGCTGGCGAGCCCGGTAGCGGGCCAGCGCTTTCATCGCGGCGACGTCTATATGCCGCTCACGCCGATGTTCCATGTCCACGCGTGGGGCATGCCTTATATCGCGACGGTGCTCGGCGTGAAGCAGGTTTATCCGGGCCGTTATGTGCCCGAGCGTCTGGTGCAGCTGGTGCGCGACGAAGGTGTCACGTTCTCGCACTGCGTCAGCACGATCCTGCACATGTTGCTCTCGTGCGATGAAGCGAAGCATGTGGATCTCGGCAAATGGAAGATCGTGATCGGCGGCGGCGCGCTGCCGCACGGACTCGCGCGCGCCGCGCTCGATCGCGGTATCGACGTGTTCGTCGGCTATGGCATGTCGGAGACGTGCCCGGTTCTGAGTCTTGCGCAGCTCCCGCTGCACACGGAACCACTCGATCTCGACGAAGAAGTGCGGCTGCGCTGCAAGACCGGCTTTCCCGTGCCGCTCGTCGATTTGCGCATCGTCAACGAACAGATGGAAGACGTGCCGCGCGACGGCAAGGCCTACGGCGAGATCGTGGTTCGCACGCCGTGGCTCACGCAGGGCTATCTGAACAATCCGGAAGCGTCCGCGCAGTTGTGGGCGGGCGGCTATCTGCATACGCAGGACATCGCGAACATCGACACCACGGGCAACGTCCAGATTACCGATCGCATCAAGGATGTCATCAAGTCGGGCGGCGAGTGGATTTCTTCGCTCGAAATCGAAAGCCTGATTTCGCTGCATCCGGGCGTCGCGGAAGTCGCGGTGATCGGCATCAAGGATGAGAAGTGGGGCGAGCGTCCCGTCGCGCTCGTGGTGCTCCGGCAGGACGCGCAGGTCAGCGAAGACGACGTCAAACAACACGTGCTGGGTTTCAGCAAGACGGGGCAGATCTCGAAGTACGCCGTGCCGCAGATCGTCAGGTTCGTCGACGCGCTGCAGAAGACGAGCGTCGGCAAGACGAACAAGAAGTGGTTGCGCGAGCAGTTCGCCTGA
- a CDS encoding Crp/Fnr family transcriptional regulator produces the protein MDSRLLHYRPQLESTPWFRGLPVELQDYLMSHATLLRLEKGQLLYRCGDPSYGLYAVLEGALSVGTVGIDGKESLLAVLGPTAWVGEISMFDGLPRPHDAIAVSRALFMHVPEAALQNLLDATPRYWREFALLMAQRLRLSFKSTESLALQPAAQRIASRLLLIAEGYDGLNAVQSKIRLSQDSLASMVSLSRQTTNQLLKSLESQQIISLKFGEIQILDIERLRAASVGASRL, from the coding sequence ATGGATTCCAGGCTGCTTCACTATCGTCCTCAACTCGAATCGACGCCCTGGTTTCGCGGCCTGCCCGTCGAACTGCAGGACTATCTAATGAGCCACGCCACGCTGCTGCGGCTCGAAAAAGGCCAACTGCTGTACCGGTGCGGCGATCCCTCGTATGGCCTGTATGCCGTGCTCGAAGGCGCGCTGTCCGTCGGCACGGTCGGCATCGACGGCAAGGAATCCCTGCTCGCGGTGCTCGGCCCGACTGCATGGGTCGGCGAAATCTCGATGTTCGACGGCTTGCCGCGCCCGCACGACGCGATCGCCGTCAGCCGCGCACTGTTCATGCACGTGCCCGAAGCCGCGCTGCAAAACCTGCTCGACGCCACGCCGCGCTACTGGCGCGAATTCGCGCTATTGATGGCGCAACGCCTGAGGCTGTCGTTCAAGAGCACCGAATCGCTGGCGCTGCAGCCCGCCGCGCAACGCATCGCCAGCCGCCTGCTGCTGATCGCCGAAGGCTATGACGGCCTCAACGCGGTGCAGAGCAAGATCCGGCTCTCGCAGGACAGCCTTGCATCGATGGTGTCGCTGTCGCGGCAGACCACGAACCAGCTGCTCAAGAGCCTCGAAAGCCAGCAGATCATCAGCCTGAAGTTCGGCGAAATCCAGATTCTCGACATCGAACGGCTACGCGCGGCCAGCGTCGGCGCTTCCAGACTGTAG
- the phaZ gene encoding poly(3-hydroxyalkanoate) depolymerase, giving the protein MHINPESACSMQIRTIDLDGQTLRVATWQGSDASPPLLIFNGIGANLELVEPFVAALDDVSVIIFDVPGVGGSPAPVVPYRFSTLSVLADKLLTRLGHDGEVDVLGVSWGGALAQQFARLYPRRCRRLVLAATSPGVLMVPGKLSVLSKMIGPRRYTDPAYLQEVGADIYGGAYRRDPSLLKAHSRHIQPPRGRGYLYQLLAASGWTSLPWLGSLRQPTLVMHGSDDPIVPLTNARILAARIRDATLYVIDDGHLFLISRANEVAPVVRRFLRQEES; this is encoded by the coding sequence ATGCACATAAACCCTGAATCTGCCTGCAGCATGCAAATCCGAACGATCGACCTCGATGGCCAGACATTGCGTGTCGCAACGTGGCAGGGCAGCGACGCATCGCCGCCGCTGCTCATCTTCAACGGCATCGGCGCGAATCTCGAACTGGTGGAACCGTTCGTCGCCGCGCTCGACGATGTGAGCGTGATCATCTTCGACGTGCCGGGCGTCGGCGGTTCGCCAGCGCCCGTCGTGCCGTACCGCTTTTCGACCTTGTCGGTGCTGGCCGACAAGCTGCTGACGCGCCTCGGTCACGACGGCGAAGTGGATGTGCTCGGCGTTTCGTGGGGCGGCGCGCTCGCGCAGCAGTTCGCGCGTCTGTATCCGCGACGCTGCCGTCGGTTGGTCCTTGCAGCGACTTCGCCGGGCGTGCTGATGGTGCCGGGCAAGCTGTCGGTGCTGTCGAAGATGATCGGGCCGCGCCGCTATACCGATCCGGCGTACCTGCAGGAAGTCGGAGCGGACATTTACGGCGGCGCATACCGGCGCGATCCGTCGCTGCTCAAGGCGCACAGCCGGCACATACAGCCGCCGCGCGGACGCGGCTACCTGTATCAACTGCTCGCGGCATCGGGCTGGACCAGCCTGCCGTGGCTCGGCTCGTTGCGCCAGCCGACGCTCGTGATGCACGGCAGCGACGACCCCATCGTGCCGCTGACCAACGCCAGAATTCTCGCAGCGCGGATTCGCGATGCGACGCTTTACGTGATCGACGACGGTCACCTCTTTCTCATCTCGCGCGCGAATGAAGTCGCGCCTGTCGTGCGCCGGTTTCTGCGGCAGGAGGAGAGTTGA
- a CDS encoding class II aldolase/adducin family protein has protein sequence MSSSDVSLKHAVSPAEWEARVNLAAAYRLVAQFGWDDLVFTHISARVPGPEHHFLINPYGMMFDEITASSLVKIDLDGRKVSDSPYEVNPAGFNIHSAVHAAREDALCVMHTHSVNGVAVSAQEAGLLPLSQQSLVVLASLGYHNYEGIALNEEEKPRLVRDLGSNAYLMLRNHGLLTVGATPADAFVAMYFFEASCMIQVRAQAGGDKLLPIAQPILDGIRNQVTAATRGVSAGQLVWPGLLRRLDRKNPGYAD, from the coding sequence GTGAGCTCATCTGATGTCAGCCTGAAGCACGCAGTGTCCCCCGCCGAATGGGAAGCACGAGTCAATCTCGCGGCGGCCTACCGCCTTGTCGCGCAGTTCGGCTGGGATGACCTCGTGTTCACGCATATCTCGGCGCGTGTGCCCGGTCCCGAGCACCATTTCCTCATCAACCCATACGGGATGATGTTCGACGAGATCACCGCGTCGTCGCTCGTCAAGATCGATCTGGACGGCCGCAAGGTGTCCGATTCGCCATACGAGGTGAATCCCGCCGGCTTCAACATCCACAGCGCAGTGCATGCGGCGCGCGAAGACGCGCTGTGCGTGATGCACACGCACTCGGTCAACGGCGTCGCTGTGTCGGCGCAGGAAGCGGGCTTGCTGCCGCTGTCGCAGCAATCGCTGGTGGTGCTCGCGTCGCTCGGCTATCACAACTACGAGGGCATCGCGCTCAACGAAGAGGAAAAGCCCCGGCTCGTGCGCGACCTCGGCAGCAACGCGTATCTGATGCTGCGCAACCACGGTCTGCTGACGGTCGGCGCGACGCCTGCCGATGCGTTCGTCGCGATGTACTTCTTCGAGGCGTCGTGCATGATCCAGGTCCGCGCGCAGGCAGGCGGCGACAAGCTCCTGCCGATCGCTCAGCCGATCCTCGACGGCATCCGCAATCAGGTGACGGCAGCCACGCGCGGCGTGAGCGCCGGACAGCTAGTGTGGCCGGGACTGCTGCGACGGCTCGACCGGAAGAACCCCGGCTATGCGGACTGA
- a CDS encoding alpha/beta fold hydrolase, with the protein MSITTSTTQRTAQSAPPDDLAASAAEGMLGPNPFVGLRPRDILATVQQIGAQALRQPSLVVEQEAALVRDLIAVLGGSADSKPPQGDKRFTDPAWQDNAMYRMTMQGYVAWRNALTGFVDRSALDARTKERAQFVLSLFTDAVSPTNTLLGNPAALKKVIDSGGASLLGGVRNLVTDMLQNQGMPAQVDKTAFKVGENLGTSPGAVVFRNEVLELIQYAPATEHVYARPQLIVPPQINKFYVFDLSEGKSIVDYLVKNEFQTFVVSWRNPTAEQSHWDLDTYVAALLEAIAAIREITGSDDVNLHGACSGAMTISALLGHLASRGDKSVHAATLMVAVLDNTADSQLGLFATPEAIAAAKQNSVSKGVLAGEEMGRVFAWMRPNDLVWNYWVNNYLLGKAPPAFDILYWNNDATRLPARMHGQLLDIFTGNLFSKPRALTVLGTPIDLSEVKCDTYVVAGMTDHITPWKGVYNTARIFGGETRFVLSSAGHIQSLINPPGNPKAKFFLNPTLPADADAWLANAQPEKDSWWGNWSKWLAERSGERRSAPASVGSVRHPAGVKAPGTYVLEA; encoded by the coding sequence ATGAGCATCACAACAAGTACAACACAACGCACAGCGCAAAGCGCCCCGCCGGACGACCTCGCAGCATCGGCTGCGGAGGGCATGCTGGGACCGAACCCGTTCGTCGGGCTGCGCCCGCGCGACATTCTGGCAACGGTGCAGCAGATCGGCGCGCAGGCGCTGCGTCAGCCTTCGCTGGTCGTCGAACAGGAAGCGGCGCTGGTTCGCGATCTGATAGCGGTGCTCGGCGGCAGCGCGGACAGCAAGCCGCCGCAGGGCGACAAGCGGTTCACCGACCCCGCGTGGCAGGACAACGCAATGTACCGGATGACGATGCAGGGCTACGTCGCATGGCGCAACGCGCTGACGGGATTCGTCGACCGTTCCGCGCTCGACGCCAGAACGAAGGAGCGCGCGCAGTTCGTGTTGTCGCTCTTCACCGATGCCGTGTCGCCGACCAACACGCTGCTCGGCAATCCGGCGGCGCTGAAGAAGGTAATCGATTCGGGTGGCGCGAGCCTGCTTGGCGGCGTGCGCAATCTCGTGACGGATATGCTGCAAAACCAGGGCATGCCCGCGCAGGTGGACAAGACGGCGTTCAAGGTGGGCGAGAATCTCGGCACGTCGCCGGGTGCGGTGGTGTTTCGCAATGAAGTGCTGGAGCTGATCCAGTATGCGCCCGCAACGGAGCATGTCTATGCACGTCCGCAACTCATCGTGCCGCCGCAGATCAACAAGTTCTACGTGTTCGATCTGTCGGAAGGCAAGAGCATCGTCGATTATCTGGTGAAGAACGAATTCCAGACATTCGTCGTGAGCTGGCGCAACCCGACTGCGGAGCAAAGCCACTGGGATCTCGATACCTACGTTGCCGCGCTGCTCGAAGCGATCGCGGCGATCCGCGAGATCACCGGCAGCGACGACGTCAATCTGCACGGCGCGTGCTCGGGTGCGATGACGATTTCGGCGCTGCTCGGCCACCTCGCGAGCCGCGGCGACAAGAGCGTGCATGCCGCGACGTTGATGGTCGCGGTGCTCGACAACACGGCGGACTCGCAACTGGGTCTGTTCGCCACGCCGGAAGCGATTGCGGCCGCGAAGCAGAACAGCGTATCGAAAGGCGTGCTGGCCGGTGAGGAAATGGGCCGCGTGTTTGCATGGATGCGACCCAACGATCTCGTCTGGAACTACTGGGTCAACAACTATCTGCTCGGCAAGGCGCCGCCCGCGTTCGACATCCTCTACTGGAACAACGACGCGACCCGCTTGCCCGCGCGCATGCATGGGCAACTGCTCGATATTTTCACGGGCAACCTGTTCAGCAAACCGCGTGCGTTGACCGTGCTGGGCACGCCGATCGACCTGTCCGAGGTGAAGTGCGACACCTACGTGGTGGCGGGCATGACCGATCACATCACGCCGTGGAAGGGCGTCTACAACACGGCGCGCATTTTCGGCGGCGAGACGCGCTTCGTGCTGAGTTCGGCCGGGCATATCCAGAGCCTGATCAATCCGCCGGGCAATCCGAAGGCGAAGTTCTTCCTCAATCCGACGCTGCCCGCCGACGCCGATGCGTGGCTTGCCAATGCCCAGCCCGAGAAAGACTCGTGGTGGGGCAACTGGAGCAAATGGCTCGCGGAGCGTTCCGGCGAGCGGCGTTCCGCACCCGCCTCGGTCGGCAGCGTGCGGCATCCCGCAGGCGTGAAGGCGCCGGGAACCTACGTCCTCGAAGCATGA
- a CDS encoding phasin family protein has protein sequence MESTSKNSIFTEYTKLFGQFKLPGIDISAMVESRRKDIEAVAEANTTALAGVQSLAQKQSEILRTSLGELQAFVARCTQPGGQSIANAGDTVKQTLHKALVDVQDLADTAYRAQSDSVAVVTKRVAERVEELKALLQPKKK, from the coding sequence ATGGAATCGACCAGCAAGAACAGCATTTTCACCGAGTACACGAAGCTCTTCGGACAGTTCAAGCTGCCCGGCATCGATATCAGCGCGATGGTCGAATCGCGCCGCAAGGATATCGAGGCAGTCGCCGAAGCCAACACGACCGCGCTGGCAGGCGTGCAGTCGCTGGCGCAGAAGCAGTCGGAGATTCTTCGTACGTCGCTGGGAGAACTGCAGGCGTTCGTCGCGCGGTGTACGCAGCCGGGCGGACAGTCCATCGCCAACGCGGGCGACACGGTCAAGCAAACGCTGCACAAAGCGCTCGTCGATGTGCAGGACCTCGCGGACACGGCTTACCGCGCGCAGTCGGACAGCGTCGCGGTCGTGACGAAGCGTGTCGCCGAGCGTGTCGAAGAGCTGAAGGCGCTGCTTCAACCGAAGAAGAAGTAA
- a CDS encoding DUF445 domain-containing protein has protein sequence MSFFVGGDNGARPAAPNAREDDKVHGLDRMRRTATALLLLMCVLLLACVVWQADHAWLAWPRAFAEAGMAGAIADWYAVVALFRHPLGLRLPHTAIIPRNQPRIAVSLGSFVEEHFLQPELIIGRLSGHNAAQALALWLAQPENSRGVTNVIADSLAGLLDDMDEADVAWLFDRVVVPQLRTLDISRVAGDALDVLTQGDRHRPLLDHGLVALEKWLTSNADLIKAKFSEASRYTPAPLDAYIVRKFIEGILALLHEVAASPDHPLRLQFDEALQTLIVQLRTSAAHRRFGKSLLRDCVRHFRRPGRYRALLDWLRTRVIADLGREQSAVRDTLARGLMSLGRRIGRKPSIQRKLNAWWIALARELVVRYRHLFSALITEVVKSWNADEVSRKIEVQIGRDLQYVRINGTFVGGMVGVLIHAVTLAA, from the coding sequence TTGAGTTTCTTCGTGGGCGGCGACAACGGCGCGCGGCCGGCAGCGCCCAACGCACGCGAAGACGACAAGGTTCACGGCCTGGATCGCATGCGGCGAACAGCGACGGCGCTGCTCTTGCTGATGTGCGTCCTGTTGCTGGCGTGTGTCGTGTGGCAGGCCGATCACGCGTGGCTCGCATGGCCGCGTGCGTTCGCCGAGGCGGGGATGGCGGGCGCGATCGCGGACTGGTATGCCGTCGTCGCGCTGTTTCGCCATCCGTTGGGTCTGCGGCTGCCGCATACAGCGATCATTCCGCGCAACCAGCCGCGCATTGCGGTGAGCCTCGGCAGTTTCGTCGAGGAGCATTTTCTGCAGCCGGAATTGATCATCGGCAGATTGAGCGGCCACAATGCGGCGCAGGCGCTCGCGCTCTGGCTCGCGCAGCCGGAAAACAGCCGCGGCGTCACCAACGTGATCGCGGACTCGCTCGCGGGACTGCTCGACGATATGGATGAAGCCGACGTCGCGTGGTTGTTCGACCGCGTCGTGGTGCCGCAGTTACGCACGCTCGATATCTCCCGCGTGGCAGGCGACGCGCTCGATGTGCTCACGCAAGGCGACCGGCATCGGCCGCTGCTGGATCATGGACTCGTTGCGCTCGAAAAGTGGTTGACGTCGAACGCAGACCTGATCAAGGCCAAGTTCAGCGAAGCATCGCGGTACACGCCCGCGCCGCTCGATGCGTACATTGTGCGCAAGTTCATCGAGGGCATTCTCGCGCTGCTGCATGAAGTCGCGGCGAGCCCGGACCACCCGCTGCGCCTTCAGTTCGACGAGGCCTTGCAGACGCTGATCGTGCAGTTGCGGACGTCGGCGGCGCATCGCCGCTTTGGCAAGTCGCTGCTGCGCGACTGCGTTCGTCATTTTCGGCGTCCCGGCCGCTATCGCGCACTGCTCGACTGGCTGCGTACACGCGTTATCGCCGATCTCGGACGTGAGCAGTCGGCCGTGCGCGACACGCTGGCGCGTGGGCTGATGTCGCTTGGCAGGCGCATCGGCCGCAAGCCTTCGATCCAGCGCAAGCTCAACGCGTGGTGGATCGCGCTGGCGCGTGAACTCGTGGTGCGCTATCGGCATCTGTTTTCCGCATTGATTACCGAGGTCGTCAAAAGCTGGAACGCGGATGAAGTCAGCCGCAAGATCGAAGTGCAGATTGGCCGTGATCTGCAATATGTGCGGATCAACGGCACGTTCGTGGGTGGGATGGTTGGTGTGCTGATTCACGCTGTCACGTTGGCCGCGTGA
- a CDS encoding MaoC family dehydratase has product MSIKDYSIATIDSCVGRELGVSDWVTVDQPRIDAFAACTGDRQWIHVDVERAKRESPFGGTIAHGYLTLSLLAALAIEIGLIPPDASAGLNYGLDKVRFMTPVKAGARVRSRVTLMSVEKKEGGRIIIKTMNELQIEGEEKPALIAESLAMLVA; this is encoded by the coding sequence ATGAGCATCAAGGATTACAGCATCGCGACGATCGATAGTTGCGTGGGCCGCGAACTGGGCGTGTCGGATTGGGTCACCGTCGATCAGCCTCGCATCGACGCCTTCGCCGCCTGCACGGGCGACCGGCAATGGATTCACGTCGATGTAGAACGCGCGAAACGCGAGAGCCCGTTCGGCGGCACGATCGCGCACGGCTATCTGACGCTTTCGCTGCTGGCGGCGCTGGCGATCGAGATCGGGTTGATTCCTCCCGACGCATCGGCGGGCCTGAACTATGGGCTCGACAAGGTGCGCTTCATGACGCCCGTCAAGGCAGGCGCGCGCGTGCGAAGCCGCGTGACGCTGATGTCGGTGGAAAAGAAAGAGGGCGGACGGATCATCATCAAGACGATGAACGAACTGCAGATCGAAGGCGAGGAGAAACCGGCGCTGATCGCCGAGTCGCTGGCGATGCTGGTGGCGTGA